In Trifolium pratense cultivar HEN17-A07 linkage group LG7, ARS_RC_1.1, whole genome shotgun sequence, a genomic segment contains:
- the LOC123894427 gene encoding uncharacterized protein LOC123894427 isoform X3, which yields MSNKKIVFFFHRKNGVFTVVFHHGGEFIRDNNVVYRGGVENIVSGLEINEWGMVQIMNLLTSWGYAKSSVRVWTRIIGIPKVDDKFFLVSNDIDAYDVAVYAAGTEFDGHIYVEHNVSDVNKKVSEPKCNGEDSEMESDYSDESDYSDESDYSDDAHGVTFDDSEDERTTALNDGFEINQLQRTSDKKLKMVASPAPIGYSGPDSKVEDHEYYSDELGSSDPDESDEDRGGPKAEKFRRCQLNATFQFKKGMEFNTLNDFREAIRHWFVLNGWKIDFVKNESYRVRVGCKKNCGWYILCSKVGHKHTYAIKTDVGLHTCARELDIKTANSKWVAQAVVNKMQTTQKVRLVDIMQDIRINYSVGITIGRAMRAKKIATTLLDGDANNQYAMLWRYADELRRVSNGNTIKINVERPAPSLLPRFSSFYFCFEGSKKGFIHGCRPFIGVDGCHLKTKYGGQLLIAVGRDPNDQYFPLAFGVVETETKESWRWFLQLLMEDIGQDKRYVFISDQQKGLIAVFQEMFDSIEHRLCLRHLYANFKKKFGGGTHIRDLMMGAAKATYYQGWLQKMNELKALDKKAWDWLMAVPTKNWSTCKSKTQDPEAMNRKRKQPRGKDNTNSESKQDNANTEIAEPIATTEVVIDASQSQVEVVIDASQSFFDEIPDEVMATVPEINHDDIPKKAKAVKDNAVKDKPVKDKAKTVKKKTTMVEPEKRRQSERQKANWVKKPTIGPGK from the exons ATgtctaacaaaaaaattgtttttttttttcacagaAAAAATGGTGTGTTTACTGTTGTTTTTCACCATGGAGGTGAATTTATAAGGGATAACAATGTTGTGTACAGAGGTGGGGTTGAAAATATAGTGTCTGGTCTTGAGATAAATGAATGGGGTATGGTTCAAATTATGAACTTGTTAACCAGTTGGGGTTATGCAAAATCAAGTGTTAGGGTTTGGACAAGAATTATAGGGATACCTAAAGTAGATGATAAGTTTTTTCTAGTGAGTAATGACATTGATGCATATGATGTTGCTGTTTATGCTGCTGGGACTGAATTTGATGGCCACATTTATGTGGAACATAATGTGTCTGATGTAAACAAGAAGGTTAGTGAGCCTAAGTGTAATGGCGAGGACAGTGAAATGGAAAGTGATTACAGTGATGAGAGTGATTACAGTGATGAGAGTGATTACAGTGATGACGCTCATGGAGTGACATTTGATGACAGTGAGGATGAGAGAACCACTGCTCTTAATGATGGCTTTGAAATTAATCAACTGCAGAGGACATCGGATAAGAAGTTGAAAATGGTTGCAAGTCCTGCTCCTATTGGATATAGTGGGCCTGATTCTAAAGTTGAAGATCATGAGTATTATAGTGATGAATTGGGTAGCTCAGACCCagatgaatctgatgaagaTAGAGGAGGTCCTAAGGCTGAAAAGTTTAGAAGATGTCAATTGAATGCTACCTTTCAGTTTAAGAAGGGTATGGAATTTAATACTCTGAATGATTTTAGAGAGGCCATCCGACATTGGTTTGTTTTAAATGGATGGAAAATTGACTTTGTCAAAAATGAAAGTTATAGGGTAAGGGTAGGGTGTAAGAAAAATTGTGGTTGGTATATACTTTGCTCTAAAGTGGGCCACAAGCACACTTATGCCATAAAGACAGATGTGGGTCTCCACACATGTGCAAGAGAGTTGGATATTAAAACAGCAAACTCAAAGTGGGTGGCACAAGCTGTTGTGAACAAAATGCAAACAACTCAAAAAGTTAGGCTTGTAGATATAATGCAAGACATACGAATAAATTACTCTGTGGGTATTACAATTGGAAGAGCAATGAGAGCAAAAAAGATAGCAACAACACTTCTTGATGGAGATGCTAACAATCAGTATGCTATGCTATGGAGGTATGCAGATGAGTTAAGAAGGGTTTCCAATGGTAATACCATCAAGATTAATGTTGAAAGACCAGCTCCATCTTTATTACCAAGGTTTAGTTCTTTCTACTTTTGCTTCGAGGGTAGTAAAAAGGGTTTCATCCATGGATGTAGACCTTTTATTGGAGTTGATGGGTGTCACCTAAAGACAAAATATGGTGGCCAACTTCTGATAGCTGTTGGTAGGGATCCTAATGACCAATACTTTCCATTGGCTTTTGGGGTTGTTGAGACAGAAACTAAGGAGAGCTGGAGATGGTTTCTCCAGTTGTTGATGGAAGATATTGGACAAGATAAGAGATATGTTTTTATCTCAGATCAGCAAAAG GGATTGATAGCTGTGTTTCAAGAAATGTTTGATAGTATTGAGCACAGATTATGTCTCAGGCACCTATATGCAAACTTTAAGAAGAAATTTGGAGGAGGAACTCATATTAGAGATTTGATGATGGGAGCTGCTAAGGCAACTTACTATCAAGGCTGGTTGCAGAAGATGAATGAACTTAAGGCTCTTGATAAGAAAGCTTGGGACTGGTTAATGGCAGTTCCCACAAAAAATTGGT CAACATGTAAAAGCAAGACTCAAGACCCAGAAGCAATGAACAGAAAG AGAAAACAACCAAGAGGCAAAGATAATACAAACAGTGAATCCAAGCAAGACAATGCAAACACTGAAATTGCTGAACCAATTGCAACCACTGAAGTTGTGATTGATGCTAGTCAGAGTCAAGTTGAAGTTGTCATTGATGCTAGTCAGAGTTTTTTTGATGAAATACCTGATGAAGTTATGGCAACAGTTCCTGAAATCAATCATGATGATATTCCAAAGAAGGCCAAAGCTGTGAAGGACAATGCAGTAAAGGATAAGCCAGTCAAGGACAAGGCCAAAACTGTCAAGAAAAAAACTACAATGGTTGAACCTGAGAAAAGAAGACAAAGTGAAAGGCAGAAGGCTAATTGGGTTAAAAAACCAACTATAGGTCCTGGGAAATGA
- the LOC123894427 gene encoding uncharacterized protein LOC123894427 isoform X1, producing the protein MSNKKIVFFFHRKNGVFTVVFHHGGEFIRDNNVVYRGGVENIVSGLEINEWGMVQIMNLLTSWGYAKSSVRVWTRIIGIPKVDDKFFLVSNDIDAYDVAVYAAGTEFDGHIYVEHNVSDVNKKVSEPKCNGEDSEMESDYSDESDYSDESDYSDDAHGVTFDDSEDERTTALNDGFEINQLQRTSDKKLKMVASPAPIGYSGPDSKVEDHEYYSDELGSSDPDESDEDRGGPKAEKFRRCQLNATFQFKKGMEFNTLNDFREAIRHWFVLNGWKIDFVKNESYRVRVGCKKNCGWYILCSKVGHKHTYAIKTDVGLHTCARELDIKTANSKWVAQAVVNKMQTTQKVRLVDIMQDIRINYSVGITIGRAMRAKKIATTLLDGDANNQYAMLWRYADELRRVSNGNTIKINVERPAPSLLPRFSSFYFCFEGSKKGFIHGCRPFIGVDGCHLKTKYGGQLLIAVGRDPNDQYFPLAFGVVETETKESWRWFLQLLMEDIGQDKRYVFISDQQKGLIAVFQEMFDSIEHRLCLRHLYANFKKKFGGGTHIRDLMMGAAKATYYQGWLQKMNELKALDKKAWDWLMAVPTKNWCKHAFSYYSKCDVLMNNISESFNATILVARDKPILTMCEWIRTYLMNRMATSTTKLEKWQHRIMPMPMRRLDKEVYMSGQWITTWSIDEEFQVAHQFNGQQFKVDIAKKTCSCNFWELIGIPCRHAVAALGYRKQNPSDFVDHYYTKEKYALCYGFGVSTINGMDMWPEPENAEERPEILPPIYKTGPGRPKKVRIREFDEDGVRKRKKGVKYRCTTCNSFKHNAATCKSKTQDPEAMNRKRKQPRGKDNTNSESKQDNANTEIAEPIATTEVVIDASQSQVEVVIDASQSFFDEIPDEVMATVPEINHDDIPKKAKAVKDNAVKDKPVKDKAKTVKKKTTMVEPEKRRQSERQKANWVKKPTIGPGK; encoded by the exons ATgtctaacaaaaaaattgtttttttttttcacagaAAAAATGGTGTGTTTACTGTTGTTTTTCACCATGGAGGTGAATTTATAAGGGATAACAATGTTGTGTACAGAGGTGGGGTTGAAAATATAGTGTCTGGTCTTGAGATAAATGAATGGGGTATGGTTCAAATTATGAACTTGTTAACCAGTTGGGGTTATGCAAAATCAAGTGTTAGGGTTTGGACAAGAATTATAGGGATACCTAAAGTAGATGATAAGTTTTTTCTAGTGAGTAATGACATTGATGCATATGATGTTGCTGTTTATGCTGCTGGGACTGAATTTGATGGCCACATTTATGTGGAACATAATGTGTCTGATGTAAACAAGAAGGTTAGTGAGCCTAAGTGTAATGGCGAGGACAGTGAAATGGAAAGTGATTACAGTGATGAGAGTGATTACAGTGATGAGAGTGATTACAGTGATGACGCTCATGGAGTGACATTTGATGACAGTGAGGATGAGAGAACCACTGCTCTTAATGATGGCTTTGAAATTAATCAACTGCAGAGGACATCGGATAAGAAGTTGAAAATGGTTGCAAGTCCTGCTCCTATTGGATATAGTGGGCCTGATTCTAAAGTTGAAGATCATGAGTATTATAGTGATGAATTGGGTAGCTCAGACCCagatgaatctgatgaagaTAGAGGAGGTCCTAAGGCTGAAAAGTTTAGAAGATGTCAATTGAATGCTACCTTTCAGTTTAAGAAGGGTATGGAATTTAATACTCTGAATGATTTTAGAGAGGCCATCCGACATTGGTTTGTTTTAAATGGATGGAAAATTGACTTTGTCAAAAATGAAAGTTATAGGGTAAGGGTAGGGTGTAAGAAAAATTGTGGTTGGTATATACTTTGCTCTAAAGTGGGCCACAAGCACACTTATGCCATAAAGACAGATGTGGGTCTCCACACATGTGCAAGAGAGTTGGATATTAAAACAGCAAACTCAAAGTGGGTGGCACAAGCTGTTGTGAACAAAATGCAAACAACTCAAAAAGTTAGGCTTGTAGATATAATGCAAGACATACGAATAAATTACTCTGTGGGTATTACAATTGGAAGAGCAATGAGAGCAAAAAAGATAGCAACAACACTTCTTGATGGAGATGCTAACAATCAGTATGCTATGCTATGGAGGTATGCAGATGAGTTAAGAAGGGTTTCCAATGGTAATACCATCAAGATTAATGTTGAAAGACCAGCTCCATCTTTATTACCAAGGTTTAGTTCTTTCTACTTTTGCTTCGAGGGTAGTAAAAAGGGTTTCATCCATGGATGTAGACCTTTTATTGGAGTTGATGGGTGTCACCTAAAGACAAAATATGGTGGCCAACTTCTGATAGCTGTTGGTAGGGATCCTAATGACCAATACTTTCCATTGGCTTTTGGGGTTGTTGAGACAGAAACTAAGGAGAGCTGGAGATGGTTTCTCCAGTTGTTGATGGAAGATATTGGACAAGATAAGAGATATGTTTTTATCTCAGATCAGCAAAAG GGATTGATAGCTGTGTTTCAAGAAATGTTTGATAGTATTGAGCACAGATTATGTCTCAGGCACCTATATGCAAACTTTAAGAAGAAATTTGGAGGAGGAACTCATATTAGAGATTTGATGATGGGAGCTGCTAAGGCAACTTACTATCAAGGCTGGTTGCAGAAGATGAATGAACTTAAGGCTCTTGATAAGAAAGCTTGGGACTGGTTAATGGCAGTTCCCACAAAAAATTGGTGTAAGCATGCATTTTCTTATTATTCAAAATGTGATGTTTTGATGAACAACATATCTGAGTCATTTAATGCCACTATCTTAGTTGCTAGGGATAAGCCTATATTGACCATGTGTGAATGGATTAGAACTTACCTTATGAATAGGATGGCAACCTCTACCACCAAGTTAGAGAAATGGCAACATAGAATCATGCCTATGCCTATGAGAAGGTTAGATAAAGAGGTCTATATGAGTGGTCAATGGATTACAACTTGGTCCATAGATGAAGAATTTCAAGTTGCACATCAATTTAATGGTCAACAGTTTAAAGTTGATATTGCCAAAAAAACTTGTAGTTGTAATTTTTGGGAATTGATTGGGATTCCATGTAGACATGCTGTTGCTGCACTAGGTTATAGGAAACAAAACCCTTCAGACTTTGTAGATCACTATTATACAAAGGAAAAATATGCACTTTGTTATGGTTTTGGTGTGAGTACTATAAATGGTATGGACATGTGGCCTGAACCTGAAAATGCTGAAGAGCGACCAGAAATTTTGCCACCTATTTACAAAACTGGTCCAGGTAGGCCAAAGAAGGTGAGAATTAGAGAATTTGATGAGGATGGTGTTAGGAAGAGGAAAAAAGGTGTAAAATATAGATGTACCACATGTAATAGTTTTAAGCACAATGCAGCAACATGTAAAAGCAAGACTCAAGACCCAGAAGCAATGAACAGAAAG AGAAAACAACCAAGAGGCAAAGATAATACAAACAGTGAATCCAAGCAAGACAATGCAAACACTGAAATTGCTGAACCAATTGCAACCACTGAAGTTGTGATTGATGCTAGTCAGAGTCAAGTTGAAGTTGTCATTGATGCTAGTCAGAGTTTTTTTGATGAAATACCTGATGAAGTTATGGCAACAGTTCCTGAAATCAATCATGATGATATTCCAAAGAAGGCCAAAGCTGTGAAGGACAATGCAGTAAAGGATAAGCCAGTCAAGGACAAGGCCAAAACTGTCAAGAAAAAAACTACAATGGTTGAACCTGAGAAAAGAAGACAAAGTGAAAGGCAGAAGGCTAATTGGGTTAAAAAACCAACTATAGGTCCTGGGAAATGA
- the LOC123894427 gene encoding uncharacterized protein LOC123894427 isoform X2: MSNKKIVFFFHRKNGVFTVVFHHGGEFIRDNNVVYRGGVENIVSGLEINEWGMVQIMNLLTSWGYAKSSVRVWTRIIGIPKVDDKFFLVSNDIDAYDVAVYAAGTEFDGHIYVEHNVSDVNKKVSEPKCNGEDSEMESDYSDESDYSDESDYSDDAHGVTFDDSEDERTTALNDGFEINQLQRTSDKKLKMVASPAPIGYSGPDSKVEDHEYYSDELGSSDPDESDEDRGGPKAEKFRRCQLNATFQFKKGMEFNTLNDFREAIRHWFVLNGWKIDFVKNESYRVRVGCKKNCGWYILCSKVGHKHTYAIKTDVGLHTCARELDIKTANSKWVAQAVVNKMQTTQKVRLVDIMQDIRINYSVGITIGRAMRAKKIATTLLDGDANNQYAMLWRYADELRRVSNGNTIKINVERPAPSLLPRFSSFYFCFEGSKKGFIHGCRPFIGVDGCHLKTKYGGQLLIAVGRDPNDQYFPLAFGVVETETKESWRWFLQLLMEDIGQDKRYVFISDQQKGLIAVFQEMFDSIEHRLCLRHLYANFKKKFGGGTHIRDLMMGAAKATYYQGWLQKMNELKALDKKAWDWLMAVPTKNWFARDKPILTMCEWIRTYLMNRMATSTTKLEKWQHRIMPMPMRRLDKEVYMSGQWITTWSIDEEFQVAHQFNGQQFKVDIAKKTCSCNFWELIGIPCRHAVAALGYRKQNPSDFVDHYYTKEKYALCYGFGVSTINGMDMWPEPENAEERPEILPPIYKTGPGRPKKVRIREFDEDGVRKRKKGVKYRCTTCNSFKHNAATCKSKTQDPEAMNRKRKQPRGKDNTNSESKQDNANTEIAEPIATTEVVIDASQSQVEVVIDASQSFFDEIPDEVMATVPEINHDDIPKKAKAVKDNAVKDKPVKDKAKTVKKKTTMVEPEKRRQSERQKANWVKKPTIGPGK, encoded by the exons ATgtctaacaaaaaaattgtttttttttttcacagaAAAAATGGTGTGTTTACTGTTGTTTTTCACCATGGAGGTGAATTTATAAGGGATAACAATGTTGTGTACAGAGGTGGGGTTGAAAATATAGTGTCTGGTCTTGAGATAAATGAATGGGGTATGGTTCAAATTATGAACTTGTTAACCAGTTGGGGTTATGCAAAATCAAGTGTTAGGGTTTGGACAAGAATTATAGGGATACCTAAAGTAGATGATAAGTTTTTTCTAGTGAGTAATGACATTGATGCATATGATGTTGCTGTTTATGCTGCTGGGACTGAATTTGATGGCCACATTTATGTGGAACATAATGTGTCTGATGTAAACAAGAAGGTTAGTGAGCCTAAGTGTAATGGCGAGGACAGTGAAATGGAAAGTGATTACAGTGATGAGAGTGATTACAGTGATGAGAGTGATTACAGTGATGACGCTCATGGAGTGACATTTGATGACAGTGAGGATGAGAGAACCACTGCTCTTAATGATGGCTTTGAAATTAATCAACTGCAGAGGACATCGGATAAGAAGTTGAAAATGGTTGCAAGTCCTGCTCCTATTGGATATAGTGGGCCTGATTCTAAAGTTGAAGATCATGAGTATTATAGTGATGAATTGGGTAGCTCAGACCCagatgaatctgatgaagaTAGAGGAGGTCCTAAGGCTGAAAAGTTTAGAAGATGTCAATTGAATGCTACCTTTCAGTTTAAGAAGGGTATGGAATTTAATACTCTGAATGATTTTAGAGAGGCCATCCGACATTGGTTTGTTTTAAATGGATGGAAAATTGACTTTGTCAAAAATGAAAGTTATAGGGTAAGGGTAGGGTGTAAGAAAAATTGTGGTTGGTATATACTTTGCTCTAAAGTGGGCCACAAGCACACTTATGCCATAAAGACAGATGTGGGTCTCCACACATGTGCAAGAGAGTTGGATATTAAAACAGCAAACTCAAAGTGGGTGGCACAAGCTGTTGTGAACAAAATGCAAACAACTCAAAAAGTTAGGCTTGTAGATATAATGCAAGACATACGAATAAATTACTCTGTGGGTATTACAATTGGAAGAGCAATGAGAGCAAAAAAGATAGCAACAACACTTCTTGATGGAGATGCTAACAATCAGTATGCTATGCTATGGAGGTATGCAGATGAGTTAAGAAGGGTTTCCAATGGTAATACCATCAAGATTAATGTTGAAAGACCAGCTCCATCTTTATTACCAAGGTTTAGTTCTTTCTACTTTTGCTTCGAGGGTAGTAAAAAGGGTTTCATCCATGGATGTAGACCTTTTATTGGAGTTGATGGGTGTCACCTAAAGACAAAATATGGTGGCCAACTTCTGATAGCTGTTGGTAGGGATCCTAATGACCAATACTTTCCATTGGCTTTTGGGGTTGTTGAGACAGAAACTAAGGAGAGCTGGAGATGGTTTCTCCAGTTGTTGATGGAAGATATTGGACAAGATAAGAGATATGTTTTTATCTCAGATCAGCAAAAG GGATTGATAGCTGTGTTTCAAGAAATGTTTGATAGTATTGAGCACAGATTATGTCTCAGGCACCTATATGCAAACTTTAAGAAGAAATTTGGAGGAGGAACTCATATTAGAGATTTGATGATGGGAGCTGCTAAGGCAACTTACTATCAAGGCTGGTTGCAGAAGATGAATGAACTTAAGGCTCTTGATAAGAAAGCTTGGGACTGGTTAATGGCAGTTCCCACAAAAAATTGGT TTGCTAGGGATAAGCCTATATTGACCATGTGTGAATGGATTAGAACTTACCTTATGAATAGGATGGCAACCTCTACCACCAAGTTAGAGAAATGGCAACATAGAATCATGCCTATGCCTATGAGAAGGTTAGATAAAGAGGTCTATATGAGTGGTCAATGGATTACAACTTGGTCCATAGATGAAGAATTTCAAGTTGCACATCAATTTAATGGTCAACAGTTTAAAGTTGATATTGCCAAAAAAACTTGTAGTTGTAATTTTTGGGAATTGATTGGGATTCCATGTAGACATGCTGTTGCTGCACTAGGTTATAGGAAACAAAACCCTTCAGACTTTGTAGATCACTATTATACAAAGGAAAAATATGCACTTTGTTATGGTTTTGGTGTGAGTACTATAAATGGTATGGACATGTGGCCTGAACCTGAAAATGCTGAAGAGCGACCAGAAATTTTGCCACCTATTTACAAAACTGGTCCAGGTAGGCCAAAGAAGGTGAGAATTAGAGAATTTGATGAGGATGGTGTTAGGAAGAGGAAAAAAGGTGTAAAATATAGATGTACCACATGTAATAGTTTTAAGCACAATGCAGCAACATGTAAAAGCAAGACTCAAGACCCAGAAGCAATGAACAGAAAG AGAAAACAACCAAGAGGCAAAGATAATACAAACAGTGAATCCAAGCAAGACAATGCAAACACTGAAATTGCTGAACCAATTGCAACCACTGAAGTTGTGATTGATGCTAGTCAGAGTCAAGTTGAAGTTGTCATTGATGCTAGTCAGAGTTTTTTTGATGAAATACCTGATGAAGTTATGGCAACAGTTCCTGAAATCAATCATGATGATATTCCAAAGAAGGCCAAAGCTGTGAAGGACAATGCAGTAAAGGATAAGCCAGTCAAGGACAAGGCCAAAACTGTCAAGAAAAAAACTACAATGGTTGAACCTGAGAAAAGAAGACAAAGTGAAAGGCAGAAGGCTAATTGGGTTAAAAAACCAACTATAGGTCCTGGGAAATGA